A stretch of the Actinoalloteichus fjordicus genome encodes the following:
- a CDS encoding phosphotransferase family protein, whose protein sequence is MASHREHTAPTDLLKALRTVRAAGTDALAATLDEYGLHELDGGRNNDVFVWTTAPTPICIKLYKKTDRQRVEREWQGLTHAAGLGSAPEPLWLDEDPEQPALGMTLLAGSPILDVLDPASAIKSLANTTRALQSVPLKEPLASLERVDSIGHYIARLADVWPGQLADAADDPQTPEMLKLLHRWENSGDAELLAQPATRVYSRGDANLLNWRNDGESTYVADFEFSGFSDIAVDAADHIEHISARVIPDDVWISAEADLGITPDNRARFDAAQRTIALRWLAVLWKHRTKRGEEFTAQYERVRALEG, encoded by the coding sequence TTGGCCAGCCACCGCGAGCACACCGCTCCCACCGACCTGCTCAAGGCCCTACGCACCGTGCGTGCGGCCGGCACCGACGCACTGGCCGCCACGCTCGACGAATACGGATTGCACGAACTCGACGGTGGTCGCAACAACGACGTCTTCGTCTGGACCACGGCCCCCACGCCGATCTGCATCAAGCTCTACAAGAAGACCGACCGGCAGCGCGTCGAGCGCGAGTGGCAGGGACTCACTCACGCCGCCGGCCTGGGCAGCGCACCAGAACCGCTGTGGCTCGACGAGGACCCCGAACAGCCAGCCCTCGGCATGACGCTGCTGGCCGGCTCCCCGATCCTCGACGTTCTCGACCCTGCGTCGGCCATCAAGTCGCTGGCCAACACCACCCGTGCTCTGCAGAGCGTTCCGCTGAAAGAGCCGCTGGCCAGCCTGGAGCGCGTCGACTCCATCGGCCACTACATCGCCCGCCTCGCCGATGTCTGGCCCGGCCAGCTCGCCGACGCCGCCGACGATCCCCAGACCCCCGAGATGCTGAAGCTCCTGCACCGATGGGAGAACAGCGGCGACGCCGAACTGCTCGCGCAACCCGCCACCCGCGTCTACTCCCGCGGCGACGCGAACCTGCTCAACTGGCGCAACGATGGCGAGTCCACCTACGTCGCGGACTTCGAGTTCAGCGGCTTCTCCGACATTGCCGTCGACGCCGCCGACCACATCGAGCACATCAGCGCCCGCGTCATTCCCGACGACGTCTGGATCAGCGCCGAAGCCGACCTCGGCATCACGCCGGACAACCGCGCAAGGTTCGACGCCGCTCAGCGCACCATCGCGCTGCGGTGGCTCGCCGTGCTCTGGAAGCACCGCACCAAGCGGGGCGAGGAGTTTACCGCGCAGTACGAGCGGGTCCGCGCCCTCGAGGGCTGA
- a CDS encoding HAD-IA family hydrolase, with translation MTTDVTTIKVQGLLFDNDGVLIDSTAAVEASWRAFASWYDLPADEVLARVHGRRSRDVIGAYSDRLPVPPDEAFRRYIEACVSDFADVTVLPGAAELISALPVSGWAVVTSGTAVVTQARMAAAGLSAPPVIITADDVPVGKPDPAPYRIASERLQLDPADCLVIEDSPAGLSSAHAAGCRTLGLLTTHHQHELEADFYASNLSDVRAIENGRFSVTVEGARRHR, from the coding sequence ATGACGACTGATGTCACCACGATCAAGGTTCAGGGGCTGTTGTTCGACAACGACGGCGTCCTCATCGACAGCACCGCCGCCGTTGAAGCCTCCTGGCGGGCCTTCGCCAGTTGGTACGACCTGCCGGCGGACGAGGTGCTCGCCCGGGTCCACGGCCGTCGCTCTCGGGATGTCATCGGCGCCTACTCCGATCGCCTCCCCGTGCCCCCAGACGAGGCATTCCGCCGGTACATCGAAGCCTGTGTCAGCGACTTCGCCGACGTCACAGTGCTTCCAGGCGCAGCAGAACTCATCAGTGCCCTACCCGTCTCGGGATGGGCGGTCGTCACCTCCGGCACCGCCGTCGTCACCCAGGCTCGCATGGCTGCGGCAGGGCTCTCCGCACCACCCGTGATCATCACCGCCGACGATGTCCCAGTAGGCAAACCCGACCCAGCGCCCTACCGCATCGCCAGCGAACGACTCCAACTCGACCCCGCCGACTGCTTGGTCATCGAGGATTCACCAGCCGGCCTCAGCTCCGCCCACGCAGCCGGGTGCAGAACGCTAGGCCTACTCACCACCCACCACCAGCATGAGCTTGAGGCCGACTTCTATGCAAGCAACCTCTCGGATGTCCGAGCCATCGAGAACGGCCGATTCTCCGTGACGGTGGAAGGCGCAAGACGACACCGATGA
- a CDS encoding helix-turn-helix domain-containing protein, with product MELPIELTVGERIARARIARGISQEALAGLVGRSAGWVSKVERGVLPLDRKSVLLKLAAVLEVDVDVLDGRSPVANVSGDISRAVVVGEVRQALMRWAMPVINQASAGPCHPLSALRQRVDTANRLRQDAKFGRLALVLPALLDDLRDAISRTESSVDRAIAQTLAAEAMHDARAMTKKLGHLDLAWMSAELAGQAARQSSDPLMIAANAWNHIEVYKTANAPGPARALALATIDRLAEGLSTATPGHLSLWGTLHLQAALIAAYWSNRDDAATHLDEAAAAARRLGGDGNHYDTMFGTTNVGIHRVAVAVELGEPEAAIAHAKKIDASGLGRERRARLEIDLARAFSQARRHEKTLGSLLAAEKLAPDYVRPHPLVREIVGSHLRRAKPALRSLAQRIGVT from the coding sequence ATGGAACTTCCCATTGAACTGACCGTCGGCGAACGCATTGCCCGTGCCCGCATCGCTCGCGGTATCAGCCAGGAGGCTCTTGCTGGTCTGGTCGGCCGATCCGCTGGCTGGGTGTCCAAGGTCGAGCGTGGAGTTCTGCCGTTGGACCGGAAGTCGGTGTTGCTGAAACTGGCAGCCGTGCTCGAGGTTGACGTCGACGTGCTCGACGGCAGGAGTCCGGTAGCGAATGTGTCCGGCGACATCAGCAGGGCTGTCGTGGTCGGCGAGGTGAGGCAGGCCCTGATGAGGTGGGCGATGCCAGTGATCAACCAGGCTTCGGCAGGGCCTTGCCATCCGCTGAGCGCACTGCGGCAGCGCGTCGATACGGCGAACCGGCTACGGCAGGATGCAAAGTTCGGGCGCCTTGCTCTCGTGCTGCCAGCCTTGCTCGACGATCTCCGCGACGCAATTTCTCGCACAGAGTCGTCTGTGGACCGGGCCATTGCTCAGACTCTGGCGGCAGAGGCGATGCACGACGCACGCGCCATGACGAAGAAACTCGGCCATCTCGACCTGGCCTGGATGTCGGCCGAACTGGCAGGACAGGCAGCACGACAGAGCAGCGACCCACTGATGATCGCCGCTAACGCCTGGAACCACATCGAGGTCTACAAGACCGCGAATGCGCCCGGTCCCGCACGAGCGCTGGCATTGGCCACGATCGACCGATTGGCCGAGGGTTTGAGCACAGCAACTCCAGGCCACCTGAGTCTGTGGGGAACGCTGCACCTTCAAGCCGCACTCATCGCGGCGTACTGGAGCAATCGCGACGACGCCGCTACACACCTCGACGAAGCCGCTGCCGCCGCGCGACGTCTTGGCGGCGACGGCAACCATTACGACACGATGTTCGGTACCACCAATGTCGGCATCCATCGTGTCGCGGTGGCAGTGGAGTTGGGAGAGCCTGAGGCGGCGATCGCCCATGCCAAGAAGATCGACGCGTCCGGTTTGGGTCGCGAGCGGCGCGCTCGTCTGGAGATCGATCTCGCCCGAGCGTTCTCGCAGGCACGTCGGCACGAAAAGACTCTCGGGTCGTTGTTGGCGGCGGAGAAGCTCGCTCCTGACTACGTACGCCCACACCCGCTCGTGCGTGAGATCGTCGGCTCTCACCTGCGGCGCGCCAAGCCAGCGTTGCGCTCGTTGGCGCAGAGGATCGGAGTCACATGA
- a CDS encoding cytochrome P450 family protein: MYGSEFAADPSAVYARLRGVGPAAVVEIAPGVSATLVTSYGLALRVLRDPEAFPRDPRGWQASLPSGCPVLPMLGFRPNALFSDGLAHARLRAALADSLGQIDPRWLRAVVERSALVLVEEVAGRGEAELVAGFAARLPVMMFTELLGCPAGLATEFMTHLPLIFDAGTGLGRLTGC, encoded by the coding sequence TTGTATGGCTCGGAGTTCGCTGCGGATCCGTCGGCGGTGTATGCCCGGCTGCGGGGTGTGGGTCCGGCGGCGGTGGTGGAGATCGCGCCGGGGGTGTCGGCGACGTTGGTGACGAGTTATGGGTTGGCGTTGCGGGTGCTGCGTGATCCGGAGGCGTTTCCGAGGGATCCTCGGGGGTGGCAAGCATCGTTGCCGTCGGGGTGTCCGGTGTTGCCGATGTTGGGGTTTCGGCCGAATGCGCTGTTCAGTGATGGCCTGGCGCATGCGCGTCTGCGCGCGGCGCTGGCGGACAGTCTTGGGCAGATCGATCCGCGGTGGCTTCGAGCAGTGGTGGAGCGCAGCGCCCTGGTCCTCGTCGAGGAGGTGGCCGGTCGCGGTGAGGCGGAGCTGGTAGCCGGGTTCGCGGCTCGGTTGCCGGTGATGATGTTCACCGAGTTGCTGGGTTGTCCTGCGGGGTTGGCGACGGAGTTCATGACGCACCTGCCGTTGATCTTCGATGCGGGGACCGGGCTGGGGCGGCTGACCGGGTGTTGA
- a CDS encoding cytochrome P450 — MLTRCWSELVDLKRVVPGEDLPSWLLAHPAGLSSEEVVQQLVLLVAAGVEPTRNLIANAVRVLLSEPRFADGLLGGSVSVDDAITEVLWADPPMANYTPTHPADDIEIDGLHLAAGSLVLVSLTAANNDPALGGVDRAGNQAHLAWGAGPHLCPARAQARLIAAIAIDTILDHLPGLELAVAVEDLTWRPGPFHRALTTLPVRFPPTSIPTPTAGELTCPITRLPDGRTDSTPQAATSTARRRFSAARVSRRWWSSLARWWHGR, encoded by the coding sequence GTGTTGACGCGGTGTTGGAGCGAACTGGTCGATCTGAAACGGGTCGTACCGGGGGAAGACCTTCCGTCGTGGCTGTTGGCGCATCCGGCGGGGTTGTCGTCGGAGGAGGTGGTGCAGCAGCTGGTGCTGCTGGTGGCGGCAGGGGTGGAGCCGACGCGGAATCTCATCGCGAACGCCGTACGCGTGCTGTTGTCCGAGCCTCGGTTCGCCGACGGGCTGCTCGGCGGGAGCGTGTCGGTCGACGACGCCATCACCGAGGTCCTCTGGGCTGACCCGCCGATGGCGAACTACACCCCCACCCACCCGGCAGACGACATCGAGATCGACGGCCTCCACCTGGCCGCTGGCTCGCTGGTGCTGGTCAGCCTGACCGCGGCCAACAACGACCCCGCACTGGGCGGCGTCGACCGAGCGGGCAACCAGGCGCATCTGGCCTGGGGCGCGGGCCCGCATCTGTGCCCCGCCCGAGCCCAGGCACGCCTGATCGCCGCCATCGCGATCGACACGATCCTGGACCACCTCCCAGGCCTGGAGCTGGCCGTGGCCGTCGAGGACCTGACCTGGCGACCCGGGCCCTTCCACCGCGCACTGACCACGCTGCCCGTGCGTTTCCCCCCGACCTCCATCCCGACCCCGACTGCAGGAGAGCTCACGTGCCCGATCACTCGACTTCCCGACGGCCGTACCGACTCGACCCCGCAGGCCGCGACATCCACGGCGAGGCGACGCTTCTCCGCAGCGAGGGTGTCGCGACGGTGGTGGAGCTCCCTGGCCCGGTGGTGGCATGGACGGTGA
- a CDS encoding cytochrome P450 family protein: protein MVELPGPVVAWTVTSHDHLRRLLSDPRVSKDAHRHWPGYADGEITLDSILAAWVGRRNMFGSYGGDHSRLRGVASTAFTPRRISALVPWISTITDRLLDDIATAPAGTVIDLRESFAYPLPIDVICGLFGVPGDLRPKLRQVVDGIFATASTPEEAHAVGAFQYEVITELIDARRASPGDDLTSDLIAARDADDSRLSELELADTLLLVLVAGHETVVNLLDHAITALLTHPDQLALLRRGDRTWKDVIEETLRWQAPVANLPLRYAIEDIPLDDDIVIRQGDAILAAYAATGRDPHHHGHSAHRYDLTRELKDHLAFGHGTHYCLGAPLARLEATIALDALFTRFPDLALAVPPDELQPSESFISNGHHTLPVIPTPRDSPDGH, encoded by the coding sequence GTGGTGGAGCTCCCTGGCCCGGTGGTGGCATGGACGGTGACCAGCCACGATCATCTGAGACGTCTCCTGTCGGACCCGAGGGTGTCCAAAGACGCCCACCGGCACTGGCCCGGCTACGCCGACGGCGAGATCACCCTCGACTCGATCCTGGCGGCCTGGGTCGGGCGGCGGAACATGTTCGGCTCCTACGGCGGCGACCACTCACGCCTGCGCGGCGTGGCCTCCACCGCGTTCACCCCTCGGCGAATCAGCGCCCTGGTGCCCTGGATCTCGACGATCACCGACCGCCTGCTCGACGACATCGCCACCGCCCCGGCCGGAACAGTGATCGACCTGCGCGAGTCCTTCGCCTACCCGCTGCCGATCGACGTCATCTGCGGGCTGTTCGGTGTTCCCGGCGACCTCCGGCCGAAGCTGCGCCAAGTGGTCGACGGCATCTTCGCCACCGCCTCGACCCCCGAGGAGGCCCACGCCGTCGGCGCCTTCCAATACGAGGTGATCACCGAGCTCATCGACGCCCGCCGCGCATCACCCGGCGACGACCTCACCTCGGATCTGATCGCCGCGCGAGACGCCGACGACTCCCGGCTCAGCGAGCTGGAGCTGGCCGACACGCTGCTGCTCGTCCTCGTCGCCGGGCACGAGACCGTCGTGAACCTCCTCGATCACGCCATCACCGCACTACTCACCCACCCCGACCAACTCGCCCTCCTCCGCCGCGGCGACCGCACCTGGAAAGACGTGATCGAGGAAACCCTGCGCTGGCAGGCCCCCGTCGCGAACCTCCCCCTGCGCTACGCCATCGAAGACATCCCACTCGACGACGACATCGTCATCCGCCAAGGCGACGCCATCCTCGCCGCCTACGCCGCCACCGGCCGCGACCCCCACCACCACGGCCACTCCGCCCACCGATACGACCTCACCCGCGAACTCAAAGACCACCTCGCCTTCGGCCACGGCACCCACTACTGCCTCGGAGCACCCCTGGCCCGACTCGAAGCCACCATCGCCCTCGACGCCCTGTTCACCCGATTCCCCGACCTCGCCCTCGCCGTCCCACCCGACGAACTGCAGCCCTCAGAGTCCTTCATCTCCAACGGACACCACACCCTCCCCGTCATCCCCACACCCCGAGACAGCCCCGACGGCCACTGA
- a CDS encoding tetratricopeptide repeat protein, producing MDLHVIETSMLPRAAHAYLMLLPDAPRFGAVFSEIQDESGPFDCAAAALNWLTHDYDTLREALDSATHHRDDLAWQLAETLWPLFLHHRHLVSPTVFADGAAAAARTAHTTDDPEHTRRHRLGQTNLLLKEIAARMKLGDIDTAETLLPAATALAGQLDSPMLQATAQAQHGQLARAHGSLTEALDFLRAALRLEEQGGTPRGASMRHRVLSLILRDLCLYDQAEIHLFLARDLLAATGDAKDHAQISEPLGTLYSLTGRHDEAVTELTRALTVFGELGSHYQATCHHQLALALERRAATTLHTDPPPDDTETNHDKTTQDRHRAALHRSRARELTPAPSAAGTAPTT from the coding sequence GTGGATCTCCACGTGATCGAGACGAGCATGCTGCCCCGTGCCGCGCACGCCTACCTGATGCTGCTGCCCGACGCCCCCCGATTCGGAGCCGTGTTCTCCGAGATCCAGGACGAGTCCGGTCCATTCGACTGCGCCGCCGCAGCCCTGAACTGGCTGACGCACGACTACGACACCCTCCGCGAAGCACTCGACTCGGCCACACACCACCGCGACGACCTGGCCTGGCAACTGGCCGAGACGCTGTGGCCGCTGTTCCTGCATCACCGCCACCTGGTCTCGCCCACCGTGTTCGCCGACGGCGCCGCCGCAGCCGCCCGCACCGCCCACACCACCGACGACCCCGAACACACCCGTCGACACCGACTCGGCCAGACCAATCTCCTGCTCAAGGAGATCGCGGCCCGGATGAAACTCGGCGACATCGACACCGCCGAGACCCTCCTACCGGCGGCGACCGCACTCGCCGGCCAGCTCGACTCCCCGATGCTCCAAGCCACCGCTCAGGCCCAACACGGCCAACTCGCCCGCGCACACGGCAGCCTCACCGAAGCACTGGACTTCCTCCGCGCCGCTCTACGACTGGAAGAACAGGGCGGGACCCCGCGCGGCGCTTCCATGCGACACCGGGTGCTCTCCCTCATCCTGCGCGACCTCTGCCTCTACGACCAGGCAGAAATCCACCTCTTCCTCGCCCGCGACCTCCTAGCCGCCACCGGCGACGCCAAAGACCACGCGCAGATCAGCGAGCCTCTCGGAACCCTCTACTCCCTCACCGGCCGACACGACGAAGCGGTGACCGAGCTGACCCGAGCCCTCACCGTCTTCGGAGAACTCGGCAGCCACTACCAAGCCACCTGCCACCACCAGCTCGCCCTCGCACTCGAACGCCGCGCCGCCACAACTCTCCACACCGACCCGCCACCTGACGACACCGAGACCAATCACGACAAGACCACCCAGGACCGACACCGCGCCGCCCTCCACCGCAGCCGAGCCCGAGAACTCACCCCGGCGCCCTCCGCCGCAGGCACGGCACCCACCACCTGA
- a CDS encoding SUMF1/EgtB/PvdO family nonheme iron enzyme gives MTTVDRWSGRDVRALREAKRMSLRQFAKHLGISDRMVSKWEAGGDSIHPRPVNQAALDTSLAQSAPEEHARFQRIRSCTVTPAPRADYADQTRAKDDNHVRHPGDGKLMTLVDGGVFLSGPNDKPAWLPAFYIDVYPTTNADYGRFVAATGHRPPMHWTDGRCPDDLLDHPVVFVTWRDATAYAAWANKSLSSSQQWEKTARGRLGSTYPWGNAATPAKCNVRENGLGSTTPVDRYHSGTSPYGVYDMCGNIWEWCSTETDPGRYELKGSAFTSSFDRATPSAFNDASADMFDDDTGFRCATPAEDLGKLLRR, from the coding sequence ATGACGACGGTAGACCGGTGGTCCGGCAGAGACGTTCGGGCGTTACGCGAGGCCAAGCGGATGAGCCTCCGCCAGTTCGCCAAGCATCTTGGGATCAGCGACCGGATGGTGTCGAAGTGGGAGGCGGGCGGCGACTCGATCCACCCGCGTCCTGTGAACCAGGCCGCGCTCGATACATCCCTCGCCCAGTCCGCGCCCGAGGAACACGCGCGGTTTCAGCGCATCCGTAGCTGCACCGTGACGCCGGCCCCACGAGCGGACTACGCCGACCAGACGCGCGCAAAGGACGACAACCACGTCAGGCACCCAGGTGATGGCAAGCTCATGACGTTGGTCGACGGTGGCGTCTTTCTCAGCGGTCCGAACGACAAGCCCGCCTGGCTTCCCGCTTTCTACATCGATGTGTACCCGACAACGAACGCCGACTACGGGCGGTTCGTGGCCGCCACGGGTCACCGTCCGCCGATGCACTGGACCGATGGCCGCTGTCCCGATGACTTGCTCGATCACCCGGTTGTCTTCGTCACCTGGCGTGACGCCACTGCTTACGCGGCATGGGCGAACAAGTCCCTGTCGAGCAGTCAGCAGTGGGAGAAGACCGCACGCGGCCGATTGGGCAGCACCTATCCCTGGGGCAACGCGGCCACGCCAGCGAAGTGCAACGTCCGCGAGAACGGTCTAGGCAGCACTACGCCCGTTGACCGATATCACAGCGGGACCAGCCCATATGGTGTGTACGACATGTGCGGCAACATCTGGGAGTGGTGCTCGACCGAGACCGATCCCGGCCGATACGAATTGAAGGGCAGTGCGTTCACGAGCTCCTTCGACCGCGCGACACCGTCAGCGTTCAACGACGCCTCTGCCGACATGTTCGATGACGACACGGGCTTCCGCTGTGCAACTCCCGCTGAAGATTTGGGCAAACTCCTACGCCGGTGA
- a CDS encoding aminotransferase class IV family protein produces the protein MTELNGAPADLDQVKALALSNYGHFTSMRVEDNRVRGLSLHLDRLRRDCRVVFDAELDPDRVRTLVRKAVADWTEAVVVRVTVFDPSLELGHPGAAAEPQVLVTTRPAVAQPLPPIRVQAVQYQRELPAVKHVGLFGLVHQRRAAQRAGYDDVVFTNRKAQLCEGATWNIGFFDGENIVWPDADALPGVTMALLNEVHNGDVDTASIDLAQLCEMKVAFATNAAIGVRQISAVDDTEWPDTHPILDVLRKEYTDIAAEPL, from the coding sequence ATGACGGAGCTGAACGGCGCACCCGCTGACCTCGACCAAGTGAAGGCGCTGGCACTGAGCAACTATGGCCACTTCACCTCGATGCGGGTTGAGGACAACCGGGTGCGCGGTCTGTCGCTCCATCTGGATCGGCTCAGGCGTGACTGTCGGGTCGTCTTCGATGCCGAACTCGACCCGGACCGGGTGCGCACCCTGGTGAGGAAGGCGGTCGCCGACTGGACCGAAGCCGTTGTCGTCAGGGTCACGGTCTTCGATCCGTCACTCGAACTCGGTCATCCCGGCGCCGCAGCCGAACCCCAGGTGCTGGTCACAACTCGTCCCGCGGTCGCACAGCCGTTGCCCCCGATACGGGTGCAGGCTGTCCAGTACCAGCGTGAGCTCCCTGCGGTTAAGCACGTGGGGCTCTTCGGGTTGGTGCACCAGCGGCGAGCCGCCCAGCGCGCCGGCTACGACGATGTCGTGTTCACCAATAGGAAGGCCCAGCTCTGCGAGGGCGCGACGTGGAACATCGGGTTCTTCGATGGTGAAAACATAGTGTGGCCCGACGCGGACGCCCTTCCCGGCGTAACCATGGCCCTGCTCAACGAGGTCCACAACGGGGACGTCGACACCGCCTCGATCGACCTGGCGCAGCTCTGCGAGATGAAGGTTGCCTTCGCGACCAACGCCGCCATCGGCGTGCGTCAGATCAGCGCCGTCGATGACACCGAATGGCCGGATACACATCCCATCCTCGATGTTCTGCGCAAGGAATACACCGACATCGCAGCCGAGCCGCTATAA
- a CDS encoding recombinase family protein has protein sequence MPDDTGRAGDAGNPEMPVASPVVHSTSNSFERPLLGYLRVSFSASSREVENLRRKVADFAQREAFTLVRVYVDRDRTQSAGFSSLVKALSDGEAHHVVVPALQHLAFMASARLLMKEMLEIQTGAHVLVMYSGCSD, from the coding sequence ATGCCCGACGATACTGGCAGGGCTGGCGACGCAGGCAACCCCGAAATGCCCGTCGCCAGCCCTGTCGTCCACAGTACCAGCAATTCCTTTGAGCGCCCGCTGCTCGGCTATCTGCGCGTCTCATTTTCCGCGTCTAGTCGTGAAGTCGAGAATTTGCGACGAAAGGTAGCAGATTTCGCACAAAGGGAAGCGTTTACCCTCGTGCGAGTCTATGTAGATCGCGACCGAACTCAATCGGCAGGCTTCTCGTCACTGGTCAAGGCTCTGAGCGACGGTGAGGCCCACCATGTCGTCGTACCCGCTCTCCAGCACCTCGCATTCATGGCTAGTGCGCGGCTTCTCATGAAAGAAATGTTGGAGATTCAGACCGGCGCACACGTGCTGGTGATGTATTCGGGTTGCAGTGATTAG
- a CDS encoding 7-cyano-7-deazaguanine synthase: protein MVTVPAPHPKRHPPRHAVLVTSGGLNSTVLAHWLAACHSRVTMLSFDYGRPQRVELHHAAEIAELLAVEHHVVDLTSLATVLRGSASAGDAITVPDGHNTVMPNRTPIMLDIAIGLAVVKQADAVAYGAHSVSPTVSPDCRQVFVDFTDVARRNNKGFLADDFAVLAPFLHQSKVDIVRLGLSLGVPFDKTWSCHREGTVHCGTCATCVERVEAFVAADVADPTRYAVRQ, encoded by the coding sequence ATGGTGACGGTGCCCGCTCCGCACCCCAAACGCCATCCACCTCGGCATGCAGTGCTCGTCACCTCCGGTGGATTGAACTCCACGGTGTTGGCACATTGGCTTGCCGCCTGCCATTCCCGCGTGACGATGTTGTCCTTCGACTACGGCCGACCGCAACGAGTCGAGCTGCACCATGCCGCAGAGATCGCCGAGCTGTTGGCCGTTGAGCACCACGTCGTCGACCTGACCAGTCTGGCGACAGTGCTGCGCGGGTCGGCGTCGGCCGGCGATGCCATCACCGTTCCCGACGGGCACAACACCGTCATGCCCAACCGGACCCCGATCATGCTCGACATCGCCATCGGCCTTGCCGTGGTGAAGCAGGCGGACGCCGTGGCCTACGGCGCACACAGCGTGTCCCCCACGGTCTCCCCGGACTGTCGGCAGGTCTTCGTCGATTTCACGGACGTCGCACGACGGAACAACAAGGGATTCCTCGCTGACGACTTCGCCGTCCTGGCCCCGTTCTTGCACCAGAGCAAGGTCGACATCGTTCGGCTTGGCCTCTCACTTGGCGTTCCCTTCGATAAGACCTGGTCTTGTCATCGAGAAGGGACGGTCCACTGCGGGACATGCGCAACCTGCGTGGAGCGTGTCGAGGCGTTTGTCGCCGCCGACGTCGCCGACCCGACGCGCTACGCGGTGAGGCAGTAA
- a CDS encoding SDR family NAD(P)-dependent oxidoreductase, which translates to MLVTGATGVVGRAILSTLWTRTSLSTTTVGRRAPSGMREKDEHHHVDLADSNEVEQVCVLIGRAPAAFQAVVFAAGVDSRQGAIDVDPAVFDQVMRVNCRSHLQILRAILSRREMDSPPLPVIAVSSDVVSDRQARTAVYAASKAALEEALRHAAADAALHVVLVRLAALEVPMAEIVEQGSVHRLLRPPPTAARLLATRIAESLLAPPDTGSSVEVWT; encoded by the coding sequence GTGCTGGTGACCGGGGCGACCGGCGTCGTCGGGCGGGCAATCCTGTCGACCTTATGGACGCGGACATCGCTGTCCACCACCACCGTCGGTAGGCGGGCACCGTCGGGGATGCGCGAGAAGGACGAGCACCACCATGTCGACTTAGCCGATTCGAATGAAGTCGAGCAGGTGTGCGTGTTGATCGGTCGGGCGCCAGCGGCCTTCCAGGCGGTCGTGTTCGCCGCCGGGGTGGACAGCAGGCAGGGGGCGATCGATGTGGACCCGGCGGTGTTCGACCAGGTTATGCGGGTCAACTGCCGCTCCCATCTGCAGATTCTGCGGGCGATCTTGAGCCGCCGCGAAATGGACTCGCCCCCGCTTCCTGTGATCGCGGTGTCCAGCGACGTGGTGTCCGACCGGCAAGCCAGAACCGCCGTCTACGCAGCGAGTAAGGCGGCCCTCGAGGAGGCACTGCGTCACGCCGCAGCCGATGCGGCTCTGCACGTGGTCCTGGTCCGGCTCGCTGCCCTGGAAGTTCCGATGGCGGAGATCGTGGAACAGGGCTCTGTGCACCGCCTATTGCGACCGCCACCGACGGCGGCCCGGCTGCTGGCGACGCGGATCGCCGAATCACTGCTCGCACCACCGGACACGGGTTCTTCTGTGGAGGTATGGACATGA